The DNA segment AATCAACGCTGGCGACAGTGTAAGCGTTGATCTTGCTGCCGGCACCATAACCAATCATACTTCAGGCAAGGTTTATAAAACACATCCTTTTCCCGAAAGTATTCAAGAAATTATTAATAACGGCGGATTATTAAACAAATTAAAGAAGGCGAAAAATGACTGAATACAAAATTGCAGTGATTGACGGCGACGGTATTGGTCCCGAAATAGTTAGTCAAGCGATCAAGGTTTTGAAAAAAGTTGAGACTTTAAGCAATAATAAGTTTACATTTACCCATGTCCTGATGGGCGGATGTGCTATTGATAAATGCGGCGAGCCTTTGCCCCAAGAAACAATTGATATCTGCCTAAAATCAAATGCTGTATTACTAGGCGCAGTCGGCGGTCCGAAATGGGATACATTGCCCGGACACTTGAGACCTGAAAAAGGTCTTTTAGGAATCAGAAGTGCTTTAGGGTTGTACGCTAATATAAGACCTGCTGTTTTATATCAGCCTTTGATTGACGCTTGCCCTTTGAGAAAAGACATTGCTCAAAAAGGCATTGATCTAGTCGTTGTGCGCGAGCTTACAGGCGGAATGTATTTTGGCGAACGCGGAATAACCGATGACGGTAAAACAGCTTTTGATACCGAAAAATACAGCGAATATGAAATAGAAAGAATAGCGTGCATCGGCTTTGAAATGGCAAAAAGTCGCAGAAAAAATGTCATAAGCATTGACAAAGCCAATGTTTTGGAAAGTTCAAGACTTTGGAGAAAAGTAGTAGAAAAAGTAGCCAAAGAATACCCCGACATTACATTTTCTAACATGCTGGTGGATAACGCGGCTATGCAGTTAGTAAAAAATCCTTCGCAGTTTGATGTAATAATCACATCCAATATGTTTGGCGATATTTTGTCCGATGAAGCGTCTATGATTACAGGCTCTATCGGAATGCTTCCCTCT comes from the Clostridia bacterium genome and includes:
- the leuB gene encoding 3-isopropylmalate dehydrogenase, whose protein sequence is MTEYKIAVIDGDGIGPEIVSQAIKVLKKVETLSNNKFTFTHVLMGGCAIDKCGEPLPQETIDICLKSNAVLLGAVGGPKWDTLPGHLRPEKGLLGIRSALGLYANIRPAVLYQPLIDACPLRKDIAQKGIDLVVVRELTGGMYFGERGITDDGKTAFDTEKYSEYEIERIACIGFEMAKSRRKNVISIDKANVLESSRLWRKVVEKVAKEYPDITFSNMLVDNAAMQLVKNPSQFDVIITSNMFGDILSDEASMITGSIGMLPSSSLGKTKLGLYEPIHGSAPDIAGKDIANPIATILSVAMMLRSSIDMPEYAQKIENAINAVLESGYRTADIMSEGKTLVGCNKMGDLIADAIN